GACTGTTACCGGGAATAGTGAAGTTGGGGAAAGTGTTCGGACTTCAACGGTTAATAAGAAGAGGACAGTGTCGAATAACTTCGATAGATTTCAAATCGATTGTTTGAGTTTGGACTTCAACGATTCAATCACATAACCTCAACATGGATGTGAATCGACTATTGAATGATGAGCTGACTTATGAGTTACAGCTGAGAGGACAATTAATACCCAGCACAGTAATGCTAAAGAGGAGTTTATTACGACaggtattgaaattgaatttgcctctacagCCGACAGGAATGAACCCGACACTGGACATGGAGTCATGTCAGAACAAACTCACCGACTTGCTGGAAGCCATTCAACACTTTGACACTGAGAACACCACGAAGGAATATACTCGGATTTCAACAAGATTAATACACATTCAGAGAAGACTGAATTTTATTatcactaaaaatgaaaccgagTCACAGATGATAGAACACTTAAAGGAGACTGCAGCTCGGGCCTTGAGTTCATTGGAGGCAACGTTGACTGCTGACAGACAGCAACCATCAACCCGACCGGATGGATCGCTTTTGGAGGCAGAGATTCCACAGTCGCCTGAGATGTCTCCCATTCAACCAACCAAGGTTGCACAACTGAAGACATCACTGATAGATTTGGAAGATGATGAACTCCCACTGCCAACTGCCCAGGTCTCCCATACTGCAACACCTGCAAATAAGTCAAGATTAGTTCAAGTTTTGAATGCAACAAGACAGGAATGTGAGAAGTTACTACAGAATTTACCAACGATGCCTATTCCTCAACCACAACAGCCGAATATGAATCAACCAGAGGCATCAACTCATAGTCGATGGACCAGCTCTATGAGAAGGGTGTCATTTCCCGATTTGAATGAACCCATGATGAATCTGAACCAGCTGATGACACCGACTACTGCCCAACAAGGATCTGAACCACGACCGATGCCGACCTCAACTATACCCATccataaatggaatatttactTTGATGGGACTGATAGTGTGATTGGATTTATAGAAGAGATAGAGAGACTTGCTGAATCCCGAAAGACATCCTTAGAACATGTGTTCGAATCGATTTACGAACTTCTGCGAAAGGATGCCAAAGATTGGTTCATCCCCCGGAGGGGACTCTTCAGAAACTGGGACGACTTCAAGACTCAATTAAAAGAGGCATTCTTACCAGTCAACTATGAAGAAAACCTACTGGATGAAATCAAGAAGAGGATGCAAGGTCCTGATGAGAAGTTACTACTGTATGTTACCCGGATGCAAAATCTGTTCCAGAAGCTGACCTGTAATCGTCCCACGGAGAGTGAAcagattcgactgataagacagAGGTTATTGCCATCACTGCAACAGGCCTTGGCCTTCCAGGAGACGACCACCTACGATGAACTCCTGAAAAAgggaaaagtttttgaaatggTTCAATGGCAGATGGGACATTATACCAAACCACCGGTTAAACCCAGCCTCATCGATGAACCACATCTAACATATCATCAACGTCGTCAACAGGACTACCCGGCCAACCTCTCTGCAATTTCGGAGAATACTAGACAACGAAACCACAGTACTCGTCAGGAAGCTCCCACACCATCTCCATCTCCGAAGAAGGGCCCGTCAAGACCGCTAACCACAGCCAGAAGGATAGAAGACTGGAATTGCTCAGTATCCTCTGGACCAGATCGTCCCCATCTGCCCTCGAGGCCACCGGAATACTCGACCAACAGAACAGGAAATGCCAACACCTCCCAGGATCGGAATGGATCACCACCGGAGCGAAGAGTGTCCTCCCAGACACAATGCTTCAGATGCGGGGGATATGGCCACCTACGTCGAGACTGCCGAGGGACACCGAAAATGTTTTGCTCCCGATGTCAACGAGAGAATATCCTCTCACGAGACTGCCCATGTCCTCAAAACCGGAGAGGAACGACACCGTCAACTTCAGCGGGATTCCTAACTACAGTGATTCCTATCGTTAGCAACGACAGCTGGCCTCTGGTAGAAGTGCACATTGAAGGAAAGTTATTCCATGCATTGATAGACACTGGTGCGGCAAAGAGCTGCTGTAGTCAGAGGGTGGCCCAGCTGTGTGAAAGAAACGGAATCAAGGGAGaaaaatcaacaactgaagctGTCATGGTAGCGAATGGACAAACTACAGCCATACCGAAGATGTATCACCTTGGAATGGTGATAGCCGATTATGCCCTGAATAACATAGAATTCTTACTTGTACCCAACTTACCAGTCGACTTAATCCTGGGAATAGAGATGCTGAAGACATACAACTTCTCCCTGGATATCAAGAACACAGAAtgttatctggaaggacgacgGATCCCCAGAGCTAAACAGGTTAGCCAAGAGGTCATAGAGGTGCAGACTCCCGAAAAACACCTCCAGAACCGAAGAGGATCCCACAACAGACTTGCTGAGAGCCCGTTGAGAAATCAATTACCGACACTTAACTGTGTCCAACTGAAAGAGACAGGTATTCAATGTAAGTGGTACAAAAATAAGTTTCAGGAAGTAGAGAAAGGACCAGAACACTGCCCCGACTATTCCATCATCGATGGAAGACTACACCGACACTTTTGGGATTCATCAGATGCCAGGGAAGCTGGAACAGGCCAACCATGGAAGCTGTGTATACCCACCGAACAGAGGACCAAAGTACTGAAAGAAAACCACGACTCTGCTGGACATCTGGGAATAGCTAAGATGATTGCGAAGATCTCGCGGAATTATTACTGGCCAGGTATGTTTAGGGACATTGCGAAATATGTCCGGAACTGCACTTCGTGCCAAAAGTTCAAAGTACCCCAACAGCAACTGGCAGAAAAGATGCAACCTCGAaagatggtggatgcgccgCTCAAGGAAGTACCGGTGTTAAGGAGGAGAACAACGACGGAGATGCGGATGCCCAGAACCCCCCAGAGCTCGGTATCGTCGGTTAGAGGGAGAAATTACCTAGCCGGAGTGGAGAGAGTGATGAAGAGGACCACTACGCAATCTACACAGACCCCCCCTTTGTGCCAGCTGCGGGCCAGTAAGCAAGATACCGGTTCTAAAATTCCATTCAGGACGAGTGTGGAAGACAACACCGGTATAACTAAaccatatgtttcagatcaaacCACACCGGCCCCAAGGAGCGTTCGTATTGTAGGTACGATGGGAAATAAAGTGTACCTAGAGGTTAGGCCCAACACTTGCTGGAAGTGCGGCAAGACATGTCCCTCGCGGCAGGAGTGTCGAGGTCGACCACTCCTATTCTGCAGCAGATGTGGTTTGATAGGTACGCAGACAAGGTACTGCGAATGCGTACCCAGGAAACTGGCCCCACGGCCGACAGCAACTAGGTTGACTCCAGAACAACTAGCCCTGCGTCCGTGTGCAAGATGCACAGAGAGAGAAGCCACGCAGCGGAGAGAAGAGAGAGCAAGCAAATGAGATAGAATTAAAAAGAAGATACCGTTGTTTTTGTTCCTAATCCTGTAAACTGTGTAAAACCATATAGGGCCTAACCCAATATCTTATAACATTATATTCAAGACTAGTAGACTGATTTTTAATCTGTAAATGTTGATGAAACTGAATAGTACATAATAAGTCCGTGAATATTATACAATAAAAACAATTCCAGTCACTTGCCCTGAATTTCAAAGGCCGTCAGATATAAATTAGTAGTTCCACTGTGTAATAAATTTGAAGAATGCCATTTCTAATCTgataaataactgaaatattccgcAGTGTTACAGATGAAGTTTTCTAAGAGGCTAGATACTCACCGATGAGAATAAATGCTGGAGATAGGCAACACACCTTTCATCGGATGATCAGCTGTAGGCCCAATTCCACCGAAGACATGATTCCTGAAGATTTATTCATGTCATCATCCAAGAAAGAAGTACTTGAAGAATTAGACATCATGACCTGTCAATTATTACTCTGGTGGACATCTGGattccatttcaattttcatatagaTAATTTAAACTGTATAACTGGAAGAATTTTCACCgttctgaaaatttcaccatACAGTCACTGATTCCTTGTAATATCCACAGGTAAATCAACCAGTATATTCAATGGGTTTGGAATGGTTTCGACTCATCTGACTGGGAACTTCGACGTCCCTCTGAAATAATATGGCATGATTCATCGAGATATGGAAATCACAGAACTACTCACCGGAGAATGGGATAATCCACACCTGACATCAGATTATTTCACCGACACTTggaaacttcatggaaatggGAACGAGTTCTACTCCACAACcccgagatgaagaaattcCCCAAACATGTACACATTCAAATCACCCCGGATGACCGAAGAAGGAAGACGGCGTTTGAATTTTTCACCGACACTTggaaacttcatggaaatgggaatgagttctactccacaaccccgagatgaagaaatttccaaacattcaaatcaccccggatgacagaagaaagaagaCGACGTTTGAATTTGACATCGATTCATAGagcaaagttttatttttatatgtcaAACTGTCTACAACAACATTATAATCTTTGATAGCGTAACGTAACAGTCAGACCCGTACTTCCCATATATCCCGCGTAATAAGACAGGATAGTATTcggttattttttgtttgttttttagaattcaaatttctgtttCACCGTAACTTGAATTTTTCCGAACCAGGGGGGatgtaacgaagtctgattattcccataggaatgatcaggctccgtctaaagaatattttattgttttccgtttaaattaatcattctgatatattccgtaaatattggaaataatttattaattgttcaccgcgataatgaaaaagtccatgcttcatgtttttcaaccgaccagggcctcgaataatccgagtgaaataatataagaaattatttatttcggcgtttttaccgctgatatatttttttccatatgtcagattacgttccgccaagagaattttctcgaaaaacgaggtttttgtcgacatgaagagTCACGTGGACCGAATTCCTTCACCGTCCCgcaccgaagttataaaagggGGTAACCGACCCAAAATCGGGAATTCATGTTTAGGCAGTCAGTAGATAGAGTATAGTTAAAATTGATGTTCAGGCATTCAGATAGTTGCTTAGTAGTTTTCAGTAGTTTAGATAGTAGAGATTTTCAGATTCAGTAGTATAGTAAAGTTAGTTATTCAGATAGATTTAGGTAGTAGTTAGTTCAGTAGTTAGTTAGTTAGATTTAGAAGTTTAGGCAGTAGTTTTAGTTTtagaaaagacattttggttaagtggttaccaggtgaccggaaaatagtaaaattggtaattgaacgccaataattacaaatccgtttctgaggtcgaaaatcgccattttcatcagtaaacttacttgttagtctttttctggggagtttgctaatttttacttgtgactttcttacgagtgaatattcaagggtttcatttgatagagacaacgagagggtggtgtaccggtggagtttttcaacgcgctaggattagttttcattccttcccgactctacaaaatccacgattctcaatctccaaatatcataatttcccggctcccggatccgactaacttgttcaacggttctgactgacaataaattggtgaggtaaggacacagtagttgtagacagtacaaattATCTCAGTAACCGAGTTAAAGTATACAGATTGATATAATTtatgctttttctgatttcccgtttttgctgagattgtctgtattgtagaattgaatcaataaacctattaattttgttgcgttgtttgttacttggtcaccgctaccatcctaggtgacaccgaatcctgtcttcactaagctgccctggtaaggtttgtcaatttctccctaaaattggctggcgctcgagatactactgcaaagtgctgaagggcaattggcagaggcgccAGTGACGCCAAAAAGGACGTTAcagttcaatcaacaattatccaagtaagccattccacattgttgattttcttggactcggatgtcacgcaggtagctataagctcccacgtggtaaggtcaattgctgctgtaaccacatatgcacgactgacttctgttgttgatttcatttgtttgttatttcctcctatgtttctcattctaacacttttcatcgtatcgcacagggacgaaagcttgacacacgtgtctaagggaaccactttggtataagggactgttcttattttttttttgtttaatcaacaattatccaagtaggccattccacattgttgattttcttggactcggatgtcacgcaggtagctataatctcccacgtggtaaggtcaattgctgctgtaaccacaaatgcacgactgacttctgttgttgatttcatttgtttgttatttccttctatgtttctcattctaacacttttcatcgtattgcacagggacgaaagcttgacacgcgtgtctaaggaaaccactttggtataagggactgttcttattcccttcgttttgttcaatcaacaattatccaagtaagccattccacattgttgattttcttggacacgaatgtcacgcaggtagctataatctcccacgtggtaaggtcaattgctgctgtaaccacaaatgcacgactgacttctgttgttgatttaatttgtttgttatttccttctatgtttctcattctaacacttttcatcgtattgcacagggacgaaagcttgacacgcgtgtctaaggaaaccactttggtataagggactgttcttattcccttcgttttgtttaatgaacaattatccaagtaggccattccacattgttgattttcttggactcggatgtcacgcaggtagctataatctcccacgtggtaaggtcaattgctgctgtaaccacaaatgcacgactgacttctaatgttgatttcattcgtttgttattttcttcaatgtttctcattctaacacttttcatcgtattgcacagggacgaaagcttgacacgcgtgtcttaggaaaccactttggtataagggactgttcttattcccttttttttgtttgatcaacaattatccaagtgggccattccacattgttgattttcttggactcggatgtcacgcagatagctatcatctcccaagtggtatggtcaattgctgctgtaaccacaaatgcacgactgacttctgttgttgatttcattcgtttgttattttcttcaatgtttctcattctaacacttttttcatcgtattgcacagggacgaaagcttgacacgcgtgtctaaggaaaccactttggtataagggactgttctcattcccttctttttgtttaatgaacaattatccgaataagccattccacattgttgattttcttggactcggatgtcacgcaggtagctagaatctcccacgtggtaatgtcaattgccgctgtaaccacaaatgcacgactgacttctgttgttgatttcatttgtttgttttttccttctatgtttctcattcttacacttttcatcgtattgcacagggacgaaagcttgacacacgtgtctatggaaaccacattcgtataagggactgttcttacttcattctttctgtataatgatcaattatccaagtaagtcattccacattgttgattttcttggactcggatgtcacgcaggtagctatattctcccacgtggtaaggtcaattgctgctgaaaccacaaatgcacgactgacttctgttgttgatttcatttgtttgttatttccttcaatgtttctcattctaacacttttcatcgtattgcacagggacgaaagcttgacacgtgtctaagaaaaccacttttgtatgagggactgttcttattcccttctttttgttcaatcaacaattatccaagtaagccattccacattgttgattttcttggactcggatgtcacgccggtagctataatctcccacgtggtaaggtcaattgctgctgtaaccacaaatgcacgactgacttctgttgttgatttcatttgtttgtaatttcctttaatatttctcattctaacacttttcatcgtattgcacagggacgaaagcttgaaacacgtgtctaaggaaaccactttggtataaggaactgttcttattcccttctttttgtttaatgaacaattatccaagtaagccgatccacattgttgattttcttgggctcggatgtcacgcaggtagctattatctcccacgtggtaaggtcaattgctgctgtaaccacgaatgcacgactgacttctgttgttgatttcattcgtttgttattttcttcaatatttctcattctaacacttttcatcgtattgcacagtgacgaaagcttgacacacgtgtctaaggaaaccactttggtatgagggactgctcttcttcccttttttctttttgatgaacaagtatccaagtaagccattccacattgttgattttcttggactaggatgtcacgcagctatctataatttcccacgtggaaaggtcaattgctgctgtaaccacaaatgcacgactgacttctgttgttgatttcattcgtttgttattttcttcaatgtttctcattctaacacttttcatcgtattgcacagggacgaaagcttgacacgcgtgtctaaggaaaccactttggtataagggtctgttcttattcccttctttttgtttaatgaacaattatccaagtaagccattccacattgttgattttcttggactcggatgtcacgcaggtagccataatcttccacgtggtgaggtcaattgctgctgtaaccacaaatgcacgactgacttctgttgttgatttcattcgtttgttattttcttcaatgtttctcattctaacacttttcatcgtgatgcacagggacgaaagcttgacacacgtgtctatggaaaccacattggtataagggactgttcttacttcattctttctgtataatgatcaattatccaagtaagccattccacattgtttattttcttggactcggatgtcaagcaggtagctataatctcccacgtggtaaggtcaattgctgctgtaatcacaaatgcacgactgacttctgttgttgatttgatttgtttgttatttccttcaatgtttctcattctaacacttctcatcgtattgcacagggacgaaagcttgacacacgtgtctatggaaaccacattggtataagggactgttcttattcccttctttctgtataatgatcaattatccaagtaagccattccacattgttgattttcttggactcggatgacacgcaggtagctattattttttacgtggtaaggtcaattgctgctgtaaccacaaatgcacgactgacttctgttgttgatttcattcgtttgttattttcttcaatgtttctcattctaacacttttcatcgtattgcacagggacgaaagcttgacacgcgtgtctaaggaaaccactttggtataagggtctgttcttattcccttctttttgtttaatgaacaattatccaagtaagccattccacattgttgattttcttggactcggatgtcacgcaggtagctataatctcccacgtggtgaggtcaattgctgctgtaaccacaaatgcacgtctgacttctattgttgatttcattcgtttgttattttcttcaatgattctcattctaacacttttcatcgtattgcacagggacgaaagcttgacacgcttgtctagggaaaccactttggtataagggactgttcttattcccttctttttgtttaatgaacaattatccaagtaagcaattccacattgttgattttcttggactcggatatcacgccggtagctataatctcccacgtggtaaggtcaattgctgctgtaaccacaaatgcacgactgacttctgttgttgatttcatttgtttgttatttcctttaatgtttctcattctaacacttttcatcgtattgcacagggacgaaagcatgacacgcgtgtctaaggaaaccactttggtataagggactgttcttattctcttttttttgtttaatgaacaattatccaagtaagccgttccacattgttgattttcttgggctcggatgtcacgcaggtagctgtaatctcccacgtggtaaggtcaattgctgctgtaaccacgaatgcacgactgacttctgttgttgatttcattcgtttgttattttcttcaatgattctcattctaacacttttcatcgtattgcacagggacgaaagcttgacacacgtgtctaaggaaaccactttggtataagggactgttcttattcccttctttttgtttaatgaacaattatccaagtaagccgttccacattgttcattttcttgggctcggatgtcacgcaggtagcagtaatctcccacgtggtaaggtcaattgctgctgtaaccacaaatgcacgactgacttctgttgttgatttcattcgtttgttattttcttcaatgtttctcattctaacacttttcatcgtattgcacagggacgaaagcttgacatgcgtgtctaaggaaaccactttggtataagggactgttcttattcccttatttttgtttaatgaacaattatccaagtaagccgttccacattgttgattttcttgggctcggatgtcacgcaggtagctgtaatctcccacgtggtaaggtcaattgctgctgtaaccacgaatgcacgactgacttctg
Above is a window of Harmonia axyridis chromosome X, icHarAxyr1.1, whole genome shotgun sequence DNA encoding:
- the LOC123685971 gene encoding uncharacterized protein LOC123685971; translation: MDVNRLLNDELTYELQLRGQLIPSTVMLKRSLLRQVLKLNLPLQPTGMNPTLDMESCQNKLTDLLEAIQHFDTENTTKEYTRISTRLIHIQRRLNFIITKNETESQMIEHLKETAARALSSLEATLTADRQQPSTRPDGSLLEAEIPQSPEMSPIQPTKVAQLKTSLIDLEDDELPLPTAQVSHTATPANKSRLVQVLNATRQECEKLLQNLPTMPIPQPQQPNMNQPEASTHSRWTSSMRRVSFPDLNEPMMNLNQLMTPTTAQQGSEPRPMPTSTIPIHKWNIYFDGTDSVIGFIEEIERLAESRKTSLEHVFESIYELLRKDAKDWFIPRRGLFRNWDDFKTQLKEAFLPVNYEENLLDEIKKRMQGPDEKLLLYVTRMQNLFQKLTCNRPTESEQIRLIRQRLLPSLQQALAFQETTTYDELLKKGKVFEMVQWQMGHYTKPPVKPSLIDEPHLTYHQRRQQDYPANLSAISENTRQRNHSTRQEAPTPSPSPKKGPSRPLTTARRIEDWNCSVSSGPDRPHLPSRPPEYSTNRTGNANTSQDRNGSPPERRVSSQTQCFRCGGYGHLRRDCRGTPKMFCSRCQRENILSRDCPCPQNRRGTTPSTSAGFLTTVIPIVSNDSWPLVEVHIEGKLFHALIDTGAAKSCCSQRVAQLCERNGIKGEKSTTEAVMVANGQTTAIPKMYHLGMVIADYALNNIEFLLVPNLPVDLILGIEMLKTYNFSLDIKNTECYLEGRRIPRAKQVSQEVIEVQTPEKHLQNRRGSHNRLAESPLRNQLPTLNCVQLKETGIQCKWYKNKFQEVEKGPEHCPDYSIIDGRLHRHFWDSSDAREAGTGQPWKLCIPTEQRTKVLKENHDSAGHLGIAKMIAKISRNYYWPGMFRDIAKYVRNCTSCQKFKVPQQQLAEKMQPRKMVDAPLKEVPVLRRRTTTEMRMPRTPQSSVSSVRGRNYLAGVERVMKRTTTQSTQTPPLCQLRANQTTPAPRSVRIVGTMGNKVYLEVRPNTCWKCGKTCPSRQECRGRPLLFCSRCGLIGTQTRYCECVPRKLAPRPTATRLTPEQLALRPCARCTEREATQRREERASK